A stretch of Ranitomeya variabilis isolate aRanVar5 chromosome 3, aRanVar5.hap1, whole genome shotgun sequence DNA encodes these proteins:
- the LOC143816497 gene encoding uncharacterized protein LOC143816497 translates to MLKCFFFTFYIHNRWCNTEDKKERRSLAVCHRHNCQCPSQRPKKKRIVVDEEPLTIHNETLINLVEANPSIWDQSDSSHHDIVKNRKLWDQIICHFDPRYMEKSTTSKKKIADAVHTRWKSIRDRFVRDYRNNQNAASGSSGKRVTPYVHYDQLLFLQKTLSQRSTICSTAAPRPTEELEPSPVEPTQPEDVSGISEPRSADRSTVAAGVSARLQSQRGRKRATQKDEADAIIVDGLQRVEDMCRSELKDVRREITELQARESVYSANEWKLLFLSYVPVAQNIPAHRNFMFRQRLNELVEEFVGPQEPAPSGTRRMDLPAYNPQYRGRGETSVEPHRHSSSPSYSWADNTPVQYQSL, encoded by the exons atgttaaaatgttttttttttacattttacatacacaataggtggTGCAACACGGAGGACAAAAAAGAAagaaggtccctagccgtctgtcatcgccacaactgccagtg TCCAAGTCAgcggccaaaaaaaaaaaggattgtcgttgacgaagagccattgactatccacaacgagacactgatcaaccttgttgaagccaacccctccatatgggaccagagcgacagctcccaccatgacatcgtgaaaaaccggaagttgtgggatcaaataatctgtcactttgatccccgatacatggagaagtctacaacttcaaagaaaaaaattg ccgatgctgtccatacccgttggaagTCCATCCGCgatcgctttgtccgtgactaccggaacaaTCAAAATGCAGCAAGTGGATCCAGTggtaaacgggtgaccccgtatgtgcattacgaccaactgctctttcttcaaaaaacattgtctcagcgctc cacgatatgcagtaccgctgctCCGAGACCGACAGAGGAACTGGAACCTTCTCCAGTGGAACCAACACaacctgaagatgtgtctggcatcagcgagccacgatctgcggACAGAAGCACTGTTGCtgcaggtgtgagtgcccggttgcaatcacagcgtggacgcaagcgagcaacccaaaaagatgaagctgatgcaatTATCGTGGATGGACTCCAACGGGTAGAGGACATGTGTCGCAGTGAGCTGAAAGACGTGAGGCGCGAAATTACCGAGCTGCAAGCACGCGAGTCTGTCTACTCTGctaatgagtggaagctacttttcttATCCTATGTGCCTGTTGcccaaaatatcccggcacatagAAACTTTATGTTTAGACAAAGACTGAACGAGCTTGTAGAGGAATTTGTGGGACCACAAGAACCCGCTCCATCGGGAACTAGAAGAATGGacttgccggcctacaaccctcaatatagaggccgGGGTGAAACGAGCGTGGAACCTCATAGACAtagtagcagtccatcatatagttgggcagacaatacgcccgtgcAGTACCAAAGTCTTTAG